A window of the Phaseolus vulgaris cultivar G19833 chromosome 5, P. vulgaris v2.0, whole genome shotgun sequence genome harbors these coding sequences:
- the LOC137834745 gene encoding ATP synthase subunit O, mitochondrial has translation MALCNRVRSGISLFNKSTLITSHRSDLHRSLVVPSVSLASRNYANVPGARDSKVKVPLALFGGSGNYASALYIASVKANAIEKVESEILQFVEAVKNSSKFSQFVKDVSVAKAIRVKVIQEVCGEAKFSDLTKNFLVIVAENGRLKNLETIAKRFTELAMAYKGEVKATVTTVVALPPEEEKALKETLQEIIGSGAKVHLEQKIDPSILGGLVLEFSQKVFDMSIKTRAQQMERILREPVSIANI, from the exons ATGGCACTGTGCAACCGCGTCAGATCGGGAATCTCCCTCTTCAACAAATCCACCCTCATCACTTCCCACCGATCCGATCTCCACCGATCCCTCGTTGTTCCTTCCGTTTCCCTC GCCTCCAGAAATTATGCCAACGTGCCGGGAGCAAGGGACAGCAAAGTTAAG GTCCCTTTGGCTTTGTTTGGAGGTTCAGGAAACTATGCATCTGCTTTGTACATTGCATCTGTGAAAGCTAATGCAATCGAAAAGGTCGAGTCTGAGATTTTGCAATTTGTTGAGGCAGTTAAGAATAGTTCCAAATTTTCACAGTTTGTAAAGGATGTGTCTGTGGCTAAGGCTATTAGAGTAAAAGTCATCCAGGAGGTTTGTGGAGAAGCTAAGTTTTCAGACTTGACAAAGAATTTCCTTG TTATTGTTGCTGAGAATGGACGGCTTAAAAACTTAGAGACCATTGCAAAGAGGTTTACGGAGTTGGCAATGGCATACAAGGGAGAAGTGAAAGCGACTGTGACCACTGTTGTT GCTCTTCCCCCTGAAGAGGAAAAGGCCTTGAAGGAGACTCTTCAAGAAATAATAGGTTCTGGAGCAAAGGTTCATCTTGAACAGAAG ATTGATCCAAGCATACTTGGTGGCCTTGTGCTGGAATTTAGCCAGAAGGTCTTTGATATGTCTATTAAGACTAGGGCACAACAGATGGAGAGGATCCTCCGAGAACCTGTATCCATTGCCAACATCTAA